In one Roseburia intestinalis L1-82 genomic region, the following are encoded:
- a CDS encoding alpha/beta hydrolase yields the protein MGVTMFDFLSDKLGYHTKLYVILPGCVNQGKKPAGTLYLLHGGGGNSQDWIRFSSIERYAEEKNFAVVMPEVDGGCFYSDMKYGYPYYQFVTEEVPMVAEKMFPVNTEPENRYVAGFSMGGYGAYKWAFTKPGFFRAAANLSGLSFVTELFAEQRARYQDKEQEKNDVVSLCWGSLEELAGTDSDSKVWIDRASETGEYPALFGAIGTEDGGYAHAQKYLAYCKEKNVKIYYEEMPGGHEWKVWDTMIVKYLDWIQTL from the coding sequence ATGGGAGTGACAATGTTTGATTTTTTATCAGATAAGCTGGGCTATCACACCAAATTGTATGTGATCCTTCCGGGGTGTGTCAATCAGGGGAAAAAGCCGGCAGGCACTTTGTATCTGCTGCATGGCGGTGGAGGAAACAGCCAGGACTGGATCAGGTTTTCTTCCATTGAGCGGTATGCGGAGGAAAAAAACTTTGCAGTTGTCATGCCGGAAGTGGATGGTGGATGCTTCTACAGCGATATGAAATATGGATACCCATATTATCAGTTTGTGACAGAGGAAGTTCCAATGGTAGCTGAGAAAATGTTTCCGGTCAATACGGAACCTGAAAACCGTTATGTAGCGGGGTTCTCAATGGGTGGATACGGTGCTTACAAATGGGCATTTACAAAACCTGGATTTTTCAGGGCAGCGGCAAATCTGTCCGGTCTTTCCTTTGTGACGGAACTTTTTGCAGAGCAGAGAGCACGGTATCAGGATAAGGAACAGGAAAAAAACGATGTGGTTTCGCTATGCTGGGGAAGCTTAGAGGAACTTGCCGGAACAGACAGCGATTCGAAAGTGTGGATCGATCGTGCATCTGAGACGGGAGAATATCCGGCCTTATTTGGAGCTATCGGCACGGAAGATGGAGGTTATGCACACGCACAGAAATATTTGGCTTACTGCAAAGAGAAGAATGTGAAGATTTATTACGAAGAGATGCCGGGCGGACATGAATGGAAGGTCTGGGATACGATGATCGTGAAATATCTGGATTGGATACAGACACTGTAG
- a CDS encoding alpha/beta hydrolase, translated as MALIQYSFRSEVLKENTEIYVILPTYEVFRDPEKKGAETYYKEYERKKTLYVLHGGSDDASLYLRRTRLEEYALERDLAVVMPEVRNSFYCDMVHGKKYFTYLSEELPEIVENIFPLTHDPKERYVIGNSMGSHGTFKWALNRPDFFAAAAGMSGAGEVESLGFFDMNNPNVASAFGTREEYRGSSNDFYHLIRKNLKEGKKLPRLYSCCGRQDFFYEGSKNFAEVATKMGCPVEFSEGEGRHEWGFWDQWLPVMIDKMMKEDV; from the coding sequence ATGGCACTGATCCAATATTCATTTCGTTCAGAAGTGTTGAAAGAAAACACAGAAATCTATGTGATTCTTCCGACTTATGAGGTTTTTCGTGACCCGGAGAAAAAAGGGGCAGAAACTTATTATAAAGAATATGAGAGAAAAAAAACGCTCTATGTGCTGCATGGAGGCAGTGATGATGCAAGCCTTTATCTGCGCCGTACCAGATTGGAAGAATATGCATTAGAGCGTGATCTTGCAGTTGTGATGCCGGAAGTACGCAACAGTTTTTATTGCGATATGGTACATGGAAAAAAATATTTTACATACTTAAGCGAGGAGCTTCCGGAGATTGTGGAGAATATATTCCCATTGACGCATGATCCGAAAGAAAGGTATGTGATCGGTAATTCCATGGGATCCCACGGAACCTTCAAGTGGGCTTTGAACCGCCCGGATTTCTTTGCAGCGGCAGCTGGAATGAGCGGTGCGGGAGAGGTGGAGAGCCTTGGATTTTTTGATATGAATAATCCGAATGTTGCATCAGCTTTCGGGACAAGGGAAGAGTACAGGGGAAGCAGTAATGATTTTTATCACCTGATCCGAAAGAATCTGAAAGAAGGGAAAAAACTACCAAGATTGTATAGCTGCTGCGGCAGACAGGACTTTTTTTATGAAGGATCAAAAAATTTTGCAGAAGTGGCAACCAAGATGGGATGTCCGGTAGAGTTCTCTGAAGGAGAAGGCAGGCATGAGTGGGGCTTCTGGGATCAGTGGCTTCCGGTCATGATAGACAAAATGATGAAGGAGGATGTATGA
- a CDS encoding alpha-N-arabinofuranosidase: MEKEAKITVHPSFEIGEISPRLFSTFLEPIGTMVNGTMYNPKHPTADEQGFRKDVIEALKSTDMPAIRLPGGNFVSAWDWKDSIGPKEQRKVHLDPAWYQYITNEVGHDEYLQWAEKVEAEPMYTINLGTGGIRDAMDIVEYTNHEGGSWWSDLRKKNGHEKPYGVKVWYLGNEMDGPWQIGSWDKDPRGYGVLANETSKVMKWIDPTIETAVCASSAIFMDHYPEWEETVLEQCYDSVDYLSMHHYHSAPPGDIKALLGGSLYYEEFIDTEAALCDVIAAKRRSPKKMMLSFDEYGAMIRPNAELHPGYGVYNMTRAHYRFDPDRKYVLHDPDQMPDRKHPGGDMLQMLAMVSIQMAFLRHADRVKIACMTGGLGALCSSDHDHVWRSASYYALSQLMEYAKGTSMQTSVECETYDMPGYAIDDTSQYRGKENVPYVDSASAWDRENGRLNLFVLNRNEESEYSLTVDVRGFEGYRFVKQFEMYTDDLEASSSFDNPSLVLPKEKEDILFADGRLTTSLKPLSWNVLCFEKEEE; this comes from the coding sequence ATGGAAAAAGAAGCAAAAATTACAGTCCATCCATCCTTTGAGATAGGAGAAATCTCACCGAGATTATTTTCAACATTTCTGGAACCGATTGGAACAATGGTAAATGGAACGATGTACAACCCGAAGCATCCGACAGCGGATGAGCAAGGATTCCGGAAAGATGTGATTGAGGCATTGAAAAGTACCGATATGCCGGCAATCCGTCTCCCGGGTGGAAACTTTGTTTCCGCCTGGGACTGGAAGGATTCCATCGGACCGAAAGAACAGAGAAAAGTACATTTAGATCCGGCATGGTATCAGTATATTACAAATGAAGTTGGTCATGACGAATATTTACAGTGGGCAGAAAAAGTGGAAGCAGAACCGATGTATACGATCAACCTCGGAACAGGAGGAATCCGAGATGCGATGGATATTGTTGAGTATACGAATCATGAGGGAGGCAGCTGGTGGTCAGATCTGCGTAAAAAGAACGGACATGAGAAGCCATATGGGGTGAAGGTCTGGTATCTTGGAAACGAGATGGACGGACCGTGGCAAATCGGTTCCTGGGATAAGGATCCGAGAGGCTACGGAGTTCTTGCCAATGAGACATCCAAAGTGATGAAGTGGATTGATCCGACGATAGAGACTGCTGTCTGCGCATCCTCTGCCATCTTTATGGATCACTATCCGGAATGGGAAGAGACCGTGCTCGAACAGTGCTATGATTCGGTGGATTATCTGTCCATGCACCACTATCACAGTGCGCCTCCGGGAGATATTAAGGCATTACTGGGTGGTTCCCTGTATTATGAGGAATTTATTGACACCGAGGCGGCACTTTGTGATGTGATTGCAGCAAAGAGGCGTTCACCGAAAAAAATGATGCTCTCTTTTGACGAGTACGGAGCCATGATCCGGCCAAATGCCGAGCTGCATCCGGGCTATGGTGTCTACAATATGACAAGAGCCCACTACCGGTTTGATCCGGACAGAAAATATGTGCTTCATGATCCAGATCAGATGCCGGACAGAAAACATCCGGGAGGAGATATGCTGCAGATGCTGGCAATGGTTTCAATTCAGATGGCATTTTTAAGACATGCAGACCGTGTGAAGATTGCTTGCATGACAGGAGGACTTGGAGCACTCTGTTCTTCCGACCATGACCATGTGTGGAGATCAGCATCTTATTATGCACTGTCGCAGCTGATGGAGTATGCAAAGGGAACATCCATGCAGACAAGCGTGGAATGTGAGACCTATGATATGCCGGGATATGCGATCGATGATACATCCCAGTACAGGGGAAAAGAAAATGTTCCTTATGTGGACAGTGCATCGGCATGGGATCGTGAGAATGGCAGACTGAATCTGTTTGTGTTAAATAGAAATGAGGAGAGTGAGTATTCTCTGACTGTGGATGTCAGAGGATTTGAGGGATACAGGTTTGTAAAACAATTCGAGATGTATACGGATGATCTGGAGGCTTCGAGCAGCTTTGACAATCCATCTTTGGTTCTTCCAAAAGAAAAAGAAGATATTTTGTTCGCAGATGGCAGACTGACAACATCATTAAAACCACTTTCCTGGAATGTATTGTGTTTTGAAAAGGAAGAAGAGTAG
- a CDS encoding alpha/beta hydrolase-fold protein yields MKNNQALTMYPLFFDPIYKKAEMKKIDGKDCICYQEDFWGTKVEEDGSVTFTMEAPKAETVEVSGFGGTLGTEKIALEKQANGLFSKNVKGILPGFHYHRWFVDGVQVTNPHAPFAYGCFGANNFFEMPREGQDFWYLKDVPHGDVQIHSYVSTQNDHIKKCYVYLPPSYRENIDQKYPVMYIQHGVGEDETSWLWNGKLNFIMDNLIAEGKCKGMIVVMCSGYAFRDDEEAVFFPGDFGRELTEDVIPYMEHTFRVKKGRMHRAMAGLSLGSAQATQIVSRFQNLFGHLGVFSGVRDEETERILAQFAEYPMQTVLMTAGKGEKDLDKKQKIYTDQFEKLGAAGGQRSYEGYHEWHVWRESFRDFASLVFQKEEPEDGSEPVFPYEERKLSKEQLDRQTFAEHMLMSDPIHKGLIHAFDEKGRPCGRYREEHPGAEVTDGKTGTARFYLRADGAHDVELNLWGMKSYPMEEGEDGWWTAEVTGIEKGFHYYNYIVNSANTVDCNAPVGYGGFQAVNYLEMPEEDFEEYRIRQVPHGTVHYEYYKSNSTGRTKLCYVYTPAGYEEHLEKRYPVLYLQHGGGENEVGWIWQGKLANIADNLIAKGQMKEMIVVMNTGYAFPENGEYHHSMSAFLQELPESCVPYIDSRYRTIADKDYRALAGLSMGGMQTQRIVFTYPELFGWAGIFSGGLVIRDDEVDYTEVLLNPEAFRKQFHMLFVACGKQEWSYESTVKNEKEVLAAGVPIEVFEGYGYHDWTFWRHCLNAFLRKLF; encoded by the coding sequence ATGAAAAACAATCAGGCACTGACAATGTATCCGCTTTTTTTTGATCCAATTTATAAAAAAGCAGAAATGAAAAAGATAGATGGCAAAGATTGTATTTGTTATCAGGAAGATTTCTGGGGAACCAAGGTTGAGGAGGATGGAAGTGTTACCTTTACAATGGAAGCACCAAAAGCAGAGACGGTAGAAGTTTCCGGTTTTGGAGGAACGCTTGGAACGGAGAAAATTGCACTGGAGAAGCAGGCAAACGGACTGTTTTCTAAAAATGTAAAGGGGATTCTTCCAGGCTTTCATTATCACAGGTGGTTTGTAGATGGGGTACAGGTGACGAACCCACATGCACCGTTTGCTTATGGATGTTTCGGGGCAAATAACTTTTTTGAAATGCCACGGGAGGGACAGGATTTCTGGTATCTGAAGGATGTACCGCATGGGGATGTGCAGATTCATTCTTACGTGTCAACACAGAATGATCACATAAAGAAATGTTATGTCTATCTGCCGCCTTCCTACAGAGAGAATATAGATCAAAAATATCCGGTTATGTATATCCAGCATGGAGTGGGAGAGGATGAGACAAGCTGGCTGTGGAACGGCAAACTGAATTTTATTATGGATAATCTCATTGCAGAAGGAAAATGCAAGGGTATGATCGTGGTTATGTGCAGCGGTTACGCGTTTAGAGATGATGAGGAGGCTGTTTTTTTCCCGGGTGACTTTGGAAGGGAACTGACAGAGGATGTTATTCCATATATGGAACATACTTTTCGCGTGAAAAAAGGACGGATGCACCGCGCAATGGCGGGACTTTCCCTTGGGTCGGCGCAGGCAACCCAGATCGTATCGAGATTCCAGAATCTGTTCGGACATCTGGGAGTATTCTCAGGGGTCAGGGATGAAGAGACAGAACGGATTCTTGCACAGTTTGCAGAGTATCCGATGCAGACCGTTCTTATGACGGCAGGAAAAGGGGAGAAGGATTTAGATAAAAAACAGAAAATATATACGGATCAGTTTGAAAAGCTCGGGGCAGCCGGAGGGCAGCGAAGCTATGAGGGCTATCATGAATGGCATGTGTGGAGAGAGAGCTTTAGGGACTTTGCATCCTTAGTATTCCAGAAAGAGGAGCCAGAGGATGGAAGTGAACCAGTTTTTCCTTATGAAGAGAGAAAGCTATCCAAAGAGCAATTAGACCGTCAGACTTTTGCAGAGCATATGCTAATGTCTGATCCGATCCACAAAGGTCTGATTCATGCATTTGATGAGAAAGGCAGACCGTGTGGCAGATACCGGGAAGAACATCCGGGCGCAGAGGTGACAGATGGGAAGACTGGAACCGCCAGATTTTATCTGCGGGCAGACGGTGCGCATGATGTGGAGCTGAATCTGTGGGGAATGAAAAGCTATCCTATGGAAGAAGGAGAGGATGGCTGGTGGACAGCAGAGGTAACGGGAATTGAGAAAGGATTCCACTATTATAACTATATAGTAAACAGCGCGAACACGGTGGACTGCAATGCGCCGGTTGGCTACGGCGGCTTTCAGGCTGTGAACTATCTGGAAATGCCGGAGGAGGATTTTGAAGAATACAGAATCCGCCAGGTGCCACATGGAACGGTTCATTATGAATATTACAAATCTAATAGTACCGGGAGAACCAAGCTGTGTTATGTATACACACCAGCAGGTTATGAGGAACATCTGGAAAAACGATATCCTGTTCTCTATTTACAACATGGGGGCGGCGAGAATGAGGTTGGCTGGATCTGGCAGGGAAAGCTTGCCAATATCGCGGATAACCTGATTGCAAAAGGGCAGATGAAGGAAATGATCGTAGTTATGAATACTGGCTATGCCTTCCCGGAAAATGGTGAATATCACCATTCTATGAGCGCATTTCTGCAGGAGCTTCCGGAAAGCTGTGTCCCGTATATTGACAGCAGATACCGGACTATTGCAGACAAAGATTACAGGGCATTAGCAGGGCTTTCCATGGGAGGCATGCAGACGCAGAGAATCGTATTTACCTATCCGGAATTGTTCGGCTGGGCAGGCATCTTTTCCGGTGGTCTTGTGATCAGGGACGATGAGGTGGATTATACAGAAGTATTACTGAATCCGGAAGCATTCAGAAAGCAGTTTCATATGCTTTTTGTTGCATGTGGAAAGCAGGAATGGAGCTATGAGTCGACGGTTAAGAACGAGAAAGAAGTACTGGCGGCAGGTGTCCCGATTGAGGTGTTCGAAGGATACGGTTATCATGACTGGACATTCTGGAGACATTGCCTGAATGCGTTTTTAAGAAAATTATTTTAA
- a CDS encoding LacI family DNA-binding transcriptional regulator — protein sequence MGKKQASKMQIKNIADKLGLSVSTVSVVLNGRGDQVRISKETQKKVLNAAKEINYQPNIYARRLRQAANEEAPYVLALFWRRDNLNSRLGRFLEGIFQTIDLKELKIELVVQAYEPGNFMTYMDMLSSNRFSGAMICGLNEEEQKALEEREITIPIVFIGRDSQIYHSVLMDSYRTGEECAACMNLSGVKSAAFLGFEKTGRAERLMEAGFLFGCRSHDVVAKEEWNPRIEKSSYEIGYQTAKQMLSDMELPTAWLVADCRLATGIMAYCRDVGICVPKDLRIIFFENSPLLRYNRPALSSVDIPSQEMAKSALDILILAGESRMDIPIRRELLPIYQIRESSGLEQEENYK from the coding sequence ATGGGTAAAAAACAAGCGTCCAAGATGCAGATTAAGAATATTGCGGATAAACTGGGACTTTCCGTGAGCACAGTGTCTGTTGTGCTGAATGGCAGAGGAGACCAGGTAAGAATATCAAAAGAGACGCAGAAGAAAGTATTAAATGCGGCGAAAGAGATTAATTATCAGCCCAATATTTATGCGAGAAGATTGAGACAGGCAGCTAACGAGGAGGCACCATATGTTTTGGCACTGTTCTGGAGGCGTGACAATCTAAACTCACGTCTCGGGCGTTTCCTGGAAGGCATCTTTCAGACAATTGATTTGAAAGAGCTGAAGATAGAACTGGTTGTCCAGGCATATGAACCAGGGAACTTCATGACATATATGGATATGCTGTCAAGCAACCGCTTCAGTGGAGCCATGATCTGTGGACTTAACGAGGAAGAGCAGAAGGCGCTGGAAGAGAGGGAGATCACGATTCCGATTGTGTTTATCGGACGTGACAGCCAGATCTATCACAGTGTGCTGATGGACAGCTACCGGACAGGTGAAGAATGTGCGGCATGTATGAACCTTTCCGGAGTGAAATCTGCCGCCTTTTTGGGATTTGAGAAAACAGGAAGAGCAGAGAGACTGATGGAGGCAGGTTTCCTGTTTGGGTGCAGGAGTCATGATGTTGTGGCGAAGGAAGAATGGAATCCAAGGATTGAGAAGAGTTCCTATGAGATTGGATATCAGACAGCGAAACAGATGCTTTCAGATATGGAACTTCCGACCGCGTGGCTTGTAGCCGACTGCAGGCTTGCTACAGGGATAATGGCATATTGCAGGGATGTCGGAATCTGTGTCCCGAAAGATCTGAGGATTATATTTTTTGAGAACTCTCCACTACTCCGGTATAATAGACCAGCATTGTCTTCTGTGGATATTCCGTCACAGGAAATGGCAAAGAGTGCATTAGATATTTTAATTCTGGCAGGAGAGAGCCGGATGGATATTCCAATCCGGAGGGAGCTGCTGCCAATTTATCAGATTCGGGAAAGCAGCGGTCTGGAACAGGAAGAAAATTATAAATAA
- a CDS encoding type 2 periplasmic-binding domain-containing protein, which yields MKWRRTISLGLAAAMTASTVLAGCGGDSGANGKASSGDNKNQTAATEEGGSQASGDVTTIEVYDVAANYQGMQAGWFGDLVKEKFGLELNIFAPNTSGDAAALYQTRCSSGKLGDIILLDNADYLDCVEAGLVMDITDDIWNYPNLAEYKTQIEAFNAQVGDGSKIWGIPTEMTNTSPETYSQSTPFSAPCLPWDYYKELGCPELKNLDDLLDVLEQMQKAHPTNDAGDKAYAISLWKDWDGFGMENICQTAKWYGQEVNQSVLIGNDNSMMPLIDENGAYYKMLEFFFKANQRGLIDPDSSVQDWTTTDEQKLRAYRKYLLWYNWEMNLAGINLSDEDKAAGKGFVNVPVEDLNIYQVADSYYGSGRVWGIGSGVDDATKEKIMQLFDWMASPEGISYMWDGIAGVNYTIEEGTGRYAQTDDSVAYVAGKKNLPDEWGGGLYNDGKCQLNQYIVSNMAVNPNNNEPYSMSYWSTNLEKPKDQRYVDWTEKYGTDTQTEYFEENGLLKTVANVNVVLESDTTDIALIRSQCGKEITNASWKMVFAADQAEFDALWENLKETLTGIGWDDLVKFDMEKYQKVIDARKAAK from the coding sequence ATGAAATGGAGAAGGACAATTAGTTTAGGCCTGGCAGCAGCCATGACAGCAAGTACAGTTCTTGCAGGCTGTGGAGGAGATTCCGGAGCAAATGGAAAGGCTTCATCAGGGGACAACAAGAACCAGACAGCTGCAACAGAAGAGGGAGGCTCACAGGCATCAGGGGATGTGACAACCATCGAAGTCTATGATGTTGCGGCAAACTATCAGGGCATGCAGGCAGGCTGGTTTGGCGACCTTGTGAAAGAGAAGTTCGGTCTGGAACTGAATATCTTTGCACCGAATACATCCGGTGATGCGGCAGCACTTTATCAGACGCGATGCAGCTCCGGAAAGCTGGGTGATATCATTCTTCTGGACAATGCAGATTATCTGGACTGCGTAGAAGCAGGACTTGTTATGGATATTACGGATGATATCTGGAATTATCCAAACTTAGCAGAGTATAAGACACAGATTGAGGCGTTCAATGCGCAGGTTGGAGATGGAAGTAAGATTTGGGGAATCCCTACCGAGATGACGAATACTTCACCAGAGACATATTCACAGTCGACTCCGTTCTCAGCACCATGCCTTCCATGGGACTACTACAAAGAACTTGGATGCCCGGAATTAAAGAACCTGGATGATCTTCTGGATGTTTTAGAGCAGATGCAGAAAGCACATCCGACCAACGATGCTGGTGACAAAGCATATGCGATTTCCCTCTGGAAAGACTGGGATGGATTCGGTATGGAAAATATCTGCCAGACCGCAAAATGGTATGGGCAGGAAGTAAATCAGTCTGTATTAATTGGAAATGACAACAGTATGATGCCATTGATTGATGAGAACGGTGCATATTACAAGATGCTTGAGTTCTTCTTCAAGGCAAATCAGAGAGGGCTGATCGATCCGGATTCCTCTGTTCAGGACTGGACCACAACAGACGAGCAGAAGCTTCGTGCATACAGAAAGTACTTATTATGGTACAACTGGGAAATGAACCTTGCAGGTATCAATCTTTCCGATGAAGACAAAGCAGCAGGAAAAGGATTTGTGAATGTTCCTGTTGAAGACCTTAATATTTATCAGGTAGCAGATTCTTATTATGGCTCAGGCCGCGTATGGGGCATTGGTTCTGGCGTAGACGATGCAACAAAAGAAAAAATTATGCAGTTATTTGACTGGATGGCAAGTCCGGAAGGAATCAGTTACATGTGGGATGGTATTGCTGGTGTCAACTACACCATTGAAGAAGGAACAGGACGCTATGCACAGACAGATGACTCTGTAGCTTATGTAGCAGGTAAGAAGAATCTTCCGGATGAATGGGGCGGCGGTCTCTACAATGATGGAAAATGTCAGTTGAACCAGTACATTGTATCTAACATGGCAGTTAATCCGAATAATAATGAGCCTTACAGCATGAGCTACTGGAGCACTAATCTTGAAAAACCGAAGGACCAGAGATATGTTGACTGGACAGAAAAATATGGCACTGATACACAGACAGAATACTTTGAGGAGAACGGATTATTAAAGACGGTTGCAAATGTAAATGTTGTTCTTGAAAGTGATACAACAGATATTGCGCTGATCAGAAGTCAGTGTGGAAAGGAAATTACAAATGCATCCTGGAAGATGGTCTTTGCAGCAGACCAGGCAGAATTCGATGCATTATGGGAAAACTTAAAAGAGACTCTTACCGGTATCGGATGGGATGATCTTGTGAAATTTGATATGGAAAAATATCAGAAAGTAATCGATGCAAGAAAAGCAGCAAAATAA
- a CDS encoding carbohydrate ABC transporter permease, whose product MNMKQNGKIKENAGPVDKLISVITYIVFALFSLICIYPFYYIFINTISANDLSEKGKIIFWPQQIHFRNYLDATKIPGLLQAAQISIARTLIGTACTVLLAGFLGYMFTRETMWKRKLWYRFVVLTMYFNAGIIPWYITMNNLHLTNNFLGYILPTLVSPFYIILTKTYVESIPRELQDAAEVDGAGTLKVFFSIILPIIKPILATVAIFAAVGQWNSFQDTLLLVTDTKLYTLQFILYQYINQASSLATIVSSGTSSEAIQQMLATTQTATSIRMTVTILVVTPILLVYPFFQRFFVKGIMIGAVKG is encoded by the coding sequence ATGAACATGAAACAGAATGGAAAAATAAAAGAAAATGCCGGTCCGGTTGATAAACTGATCAGCGTGATTACTTATATTGTGTTTGCATTGTTTTCCCTGATCTGTATTTATCCATTTTACTATATTTTTATCAATACGATCAGTGCTAACGATCTGAGTGAAAAAGGAAAGATTATCTTCTGGCCGCAGCAGATCCATTTCAGAAATTATCTGGATGCAACCAAGATTCCGGGACTGCTGCAGGCAGCACAGATTTCCATTGCAAGAACGCTGATCGGAACGGCATGTACGGTATTGTTAGCCGGCTTCCTCGGTTATATGTTCACAAGAGAAACCATGTGGAAACGGAAACTCTGGTACCGGTTCGTAGTATTGACTATGTATTTTAATGCAGGAATTATTCCATGGTATATTACAATGAATAATCTGCATCTGACGAATAATTTCCTCGGATATATTTTGCCGACGCTGGTATCGCCTTTTTATATTATTCTGACGAAGACTTATGTGGAATCAATTCCGAGGGAGCTGCAGGATGCAGCAGAAGTAGACGGAGCAGGAACATTGAAGGTGTTCTTCTCAATTATTCTTCCGATTATTAAACCGATTCTTGCAACGGTTGCAATTTTTGCGGCAGTAGGACAGTGGAATTCTTTCCAGGATACGCTGCTTCTTGTAACAGACACAAAGTTATATACGTTACAGTTTATTCTGTACCAGTATATTAACCAGGCAAGCTCACTTGCAACGATTGTTTCTTCCGGAACCTCCAGTGAAGCAATCCAGCAGATGCTTGCAACGACGCAGACGGCTACTTCCATCCGTATGACAGTAACTATTCTGGTCGTAACACCAATTCTATTAGTATACCCATTCTTCCAGCGCTTCTTTGTAAAAGGAATTATGATCGGCGCAGTGAAGGGTTGA
- a CDS encoding ABC transporter permease subunit, whose translation MKVFTNKKKMRGYREFLYILPFIILVAIFAYYPLYGWAYAFFDYKPPKALSMDDFVGLKWFRYLVDNPVRIKQTLMVLRNTFAMSGLTILFSWLPMIFAVFLNEIKCMPFRKFVQTVTTLPNFISWVLVFSICYCMFNSTGMANSLLIQMGVLEKPIAFLQSSNHIWLKMWLWSTWKSLGWSAIMYIAAISGIDAELYEAAKVDGATRMQLIWNITIPSLLPTYFVLLMLNIANFLSNGMEQYYVFQNAFNMDTIQVLDLYVYNLAMGSGSYSVSTALSMLKSLISVILLCGANTLSKVLRGDGFI comes from the coding sequence ATGAAAGTTTTTACAAATAAGAAAAAGATGAGAGGGTATCGGGAATTCCTCTATATTCTGCCTTTCATTATTCTGGTTGCGATATTTGCTTATTATCCACTGTATGGATGGGCATACGCGTTTTTTGATTACAAACCGCCAAAAGCACTTAGCATGGATGACTTTGTAGGATTGAAGTGGTTCCGGTATCTGGTAGACAATCCGGTGAGGATTAAGCAGACGCTGATGGTTTTGAGAAACACCTTTGCAATGAGTGGATTGACCATTTTATTTTCCTGGCTGCCGATGATTTTTGCCGTATTTCTGAATGAGATTAAGTGTATGCCATTCCGGAAATTTGTCCAGACCGTGACGACACTTCCAAACTTCATCAGCTGGGTACTGGTATTTTCTATCTGCTACTGTATGTTCAACAGTACAGGTATGGCAAACAGCTTACTGATACAGATGGGAGTACTTGAAAAACCGATCGCTTTCTTGCAGTCTTCCAATCATATATGGCTGAAAATGTGGCTGTGGAGTACCTGGAAGAGCCTTGGATGGTCAGCAATCATGTATATCGCAGCAATCTCAGGGATTGATGCAGAATTATATGAGGCAGCAAAAGTGGACGGGGCAACAAGAATGCAACTGATCTGGAATATTACGATTCCGAGCTTACTGCCAACATACTTTGTATTATTAATGCTTAATATCGCAAATTTCCTTTCCAATGGAATGGAACAGTACTATGTATTCCAGAATGCATTTAATATGGATACTATCCAGGTACTTGATCTGTATGTATACAATCTGGCAATGGGAAGTGGAAGTTATTCTGTATCTACTGCACTCAGTATGCTTAAGAGTCTGATCAGCGTCATTTTGTTATGTGGTGCCAATACGCTATCTAAAGTACTGCGTGGTGATGGATTTATTTAA